A genomic region of Azoarcus sp. KH32C contains the following coding sequences:
- a CDS encoding GspH/FimT family pseudopilin has translation MSHLTVQRGATLVELMSAATITATLIALAMPELSAAIESRRVAGAAEQVRLFLQFVRSEAITRMTPIVVTYAMNESTNWYVGANENSQCDPSISADAPNACSLSSETGAALLVIQGTQYPNISAIADRPTTTFDPVLGTAGGSNATITFSGRNGKEARVIVSNIGRIRTCSPAGAAHVTNFSTC, from the coding sequence ATGAGCCACCTCACCGTCCAGCGCGGAGCGACCTTGGTCGAGTTAATGAGCGCCGCCACCATCACGGCTACACTCATTGCTCTCGCCATGCCGGAGCTCTCAGCAGCCATCGAGTCTCGGCGGGTTGCCGGGGCAGCAGAACAAGTGCGCCTTTTCCTCCAGTTCGTCCGAAGCGAGGCAATCACACGCATGACTCCAATAGTCGTGACGTATGCGATGAACGAGAGCACCAACTGGTATGTCGGAGCGAACGAGAACTCACAGTGTGACCCCTCCATAAGCGCCGACGCTCCAAACGCATGCTCACTGTCCTCAGAGACCGGCGCCGCCCTTCTTGTCATTCAAGGTACGCAATACCCCAACATTTCCGCAATCGCCGACCGACCCACCACCACCTTCGATCCGGTTCTCGGTACAGCCGGCGGCTCGAATGCAACAATTACGTTCTCGGGCCGCAACGGCAAAGAAGCAAGGGTCATTGTGAGTAATATTGGAAGAATCAGAACTTGCTCCCCCGCGGGAGCCGCACACGTAACCAATTTTTCGACCTGTTGA
- a CDS encoding heavy metal translocating P-type ATPase codes for MTSSPAVTHPASDSGEECYHCGLPVPAQSDHHVAIDGADRHMCCAGCEAVARAIVGNGLVDYYRHRDAMPEPRKEALPEALQELGLFDHPDFQKGFVQPIGENEREASLILEGITCAACVWLNEQHVARQPGVSLVEINYATRRARVRWDERQIKLSGILAAIQAIGYRAYPYDAERSEQIAHRERRSMLWRLFVAGFGMMQVMMYAFPAYLAREGEMTAGIEALMRWSSLLLTLPVVLYSAAPFFQRALRDIRLRHLGMDVPVALGVGSAFGASVWATLSGSGEVYFDSVAMFVFFLLCGRYLEMVARQKAVRGVEELGKVLPAFVERLYSWPQLESERVPASQVIPGDVLRVRPGEVVPADGIVIDGRSEANEALLTGESLPVAKVPGSPVTGGSINVSSPLAIRVEQVGDSTRLAAIRRLMERAAGEKPRMAQQSDRFAATFIVVLLVLAAATGIAWHFIDPGRALWVFVSVLVVACPCALSLATPTALTVATDVMARRGVLVTRGHAIETLARANHFVFDKTGTLTQGKMVLQEIRSIAGTPNEELLALAAALEQGSEHPVAAGLTRAAQGLPLPDVESIVAQTGFGIEARLGEKRYWIGRPDLVAEKLGQAVPSGLAELEQRGGSIVSLANEDGWLALFRLDDQPRDEAAGLIAKLAADMIPATLLSGDTPSVASAVGRQLRLADAVGGMTPQGKRDHIAALQRRPELVVAMVGDGVNDAPVLAQAHVSIAMGGGTELARNQGDIVLLNESLAALGDGIDVARRTLRIIRQNLWWSFAYNFTCVPLAMAGLITPWMAGIGMAGSSLLVVLNALRLQRLPSRT; via the coding sequence ATGACTTCTTCCCCCGCCGTCACCCATCCTGCTTCCGATTCCGGTGAAGAGTGCTACCACTGTGGCCTGCCGGTTCCGGCGCAGTCGGATCATCATGTTGCGATCGACGGCGCCGACCGCCATATGTGCTGTGCCGGGTGCGAGGCCGTTGCACGGGCCATTGTCGGGAATGGTCTGGTCGACTATTACCGTCATCGGGATGCGATGCCCGAGCCTCGGAAAGAAGCACTGCCGGAAGCCCTGCAAGAACTCGGTCTGTTCGATCATCCGGATTTCCAGAAGGGCTTCGTCCAACCGATCGGCGAGAACGAGCGCGAAGCATCGTTGATCCTCGAGGGGATTACCTGCGCCGCGTGCGTCTGGCTCAACGAGCAGCATGTGGCCCGCCAGCCGGGCGTGTCGCTGGTCGAAATCAATTATGCGACGCGGCGTGCGCGTGTCCGTTGGGACGAGCGGCAGATCAAACTGTCCGGCATTCTCGCGGCCATACAGGCGATAGGCTATCGGGCCTATCCATACGACGCTGAGCGGTCGGAGCAGATCGCGCACCGGGAGCGCCGCTCGATGCTTTGGCGGCTGTTCGTCGCCGGTTTCGGAATGATGCAGGTGATGATGTACGCCTTCCCTGCCTATCTTGCTCGCGAGGGGGAGATGACGGCCGGTATCGAGGCGCTGATGCGCTGGTCCAGTCTGCTGCTGACCTTGCCCGTCGTGCTGTACTCGGCTGCGCCGTTTTTCCAGCGCGCGTTGCGCGATATCCGTCTGCGTCATCTCGGCATGGATGTGCCGGTTGCCTTGGGGGTCGGGAGCGCTTTTGGCGCGAGCGTTTGGGCGACATTGAGCGGCTCAGGCGAGGTGTATTTCGATTCAGTCGCAATGTTCGTGTTCTTCTTGTTGTGTGGCCGATATCTGGAAATGGTCGCCAGGCAAAAGGCCGTGCGCGGCGTCGAGGAGTTGGGGAAGGTGCTGCCCGCTTTCGTCGAACGCCTGTATTCGTGGCCGCAGTTGGAAAGCGAGCGCGTTCCGGCATCGCAAGTGATACCCGGGGATGTGCTCAGGGTGCGACCTGGTGAGGTTGTGCCGGCAGACGGCATCGTGATCGACGGGCGCAGTGAGGCGAACGAAGCGCTGCTGACCGGGGAAAGTCTTCCTGTCGCAAAGGTGCCCGGAAGTCCTGTCACCGGCGGGAGCATCAACGTGTCGAGTCCGCTGGCGATTCGTGTCGAGCAGGTCGGGGATTCGACGCGGCTCGCTGCAATTCGGCGTCTGATGGAGCGTGCCGCGGGGGAAAAACCGCGGATGGCCCAACAGTCCGACCGCTTTGCCGCGACGTTCATCGTTGTTCTGCTCGTGCTTGCTGCCGCCACGGGGATTGCCTGGCACTTCATCGATCCGGGACGTGCTCTTTGGGTCTTCGTTTCGGTGCTGGTCGTGGCCTGCCCGTGTGCGCTCTCGCTTGCGACTCCAACGGCTTTGACCGTTGCTACGGATGTGATGGCCCGCAGAGGTGTGCTGGTTACACGTGGGCACGCGATTGAAACATTGGCGCGGGCCAATCACTTTGTCTTCGACAAGACCGGCACGCTCACGCAGGGAAAGATGGTCTTGCAGGAAATTCGGTCGATTGCCGGAACGCCGAACGAGGAATTGCTGGCGCTCGCTGCCGCGCTCGAGCAAGGTTCCGAGCATCCGGTAGCCGCAGGTCTGACGCGGGCCGCACAGGGACTGCCGTTGCCCGACGTGGAATCGATTGTCGCTCAGACCGGTTTCGGCATCGAGGCGCGTCTAGGCGAGAAGCGATACTGGATCGGGCGCCCGGATCTCGTCGCCGAAAAGCTCGGGCAGGCCGTTCCGTCCGGGTTGGCGGAGCTCGAGCAGCGTGGTGGCTCGATCGTGTCGCTTGCGAACGAGGATGGGTGGCTCGCGCTTTTCCGTCTCGACGACCAGCCGCGTGACGAAGCAGCCGGTCTTATTGCGAAGCTTGCCGCGGACATGATTCCCGCGACGTTGCTCAGCGGGGATACGCCGTCGGTTGCGAGCGCGGTCGGGCGGCAGCTCCGCCTCGCGGATGCGGTCGGTGGCATGACGCCGCAGGGGAAGCGCGATCACATCGCCGCCTTGCAACGGCGCCCCGAGTTGGTGGTCGCCATGGTCGGCGACGGAGTTAACGATGCGCCGGTATTGGCCCAGGCGCACGTTTCAATTGCGATGGGCGGGGGGACGGAGTTGGCGCGCAACCAGGGGGACATCGTGCTCCTCAACGAGAGTCTCGCCGCGCTCGGTGACGGTATTGATGTCGCGCGCCGTACTCTGCGCATCATTCGCCAAAATCTGTGGTGGTCCTTTGCCTATAACTTCACTTGCGTCCCATTGGCGATGGCCGGTCTGATCACCCCGTGGATGGCGGGAATCGGAATGGCTGGCAGCTCGCTGCTCGTGGTTCTCAACGCGTTGCGCCTGCAGCGCCTGCCTTCCCGGACCTGA
- a CDS encoding CoA pyrophosphatase, translating to MAERDDGARCDADWIRRRFLTDPEIDPVREDDAQHVGLRPAAVLVPLVARLGDVTVLLTRRTDHLHHHPGQISFPGGRVEETDVSSVMTALRETEEEIGLPPDKVELLGELPEYVTGTGFRITPVVGLVHPPFELKLDTFEVAEAFEVPLSYFLDPANHQRHSREYQGRMRQYYAMPYAGHFIWGATAGMLVSLYRYLVHK from the coding sequence GTGGCTGAGCGGGACGATGGTGCGAGGTGCGATGCGGACTGGATCCGACGGCGTTTCCTGACTGACCCGGAGATCGATCCGGTGCGGGAGGACGACGCACAACATGTTGGGCTGCGGCCGGCCGCCGTCCTCGTGCCGCTCGTTGCGCGGTTGGGCGACGTTACGGTTCTTCTGACCCGTCGCACGGACCACCTCCATCACCACCCCGGGCAGATTAGCTTTCCCGGCGGCCGTGTTGAAGAGACGGATGTCTCCTCGGTAATGACCGCGCTCCGGGAGACCGAAGAGGAAATCGGACTCCCTCCGGACAAGGTCGAATTGCTTGGGGAGTTGCCGGAGTATGTCACCGGCACCGGGTTCCGCATCACGCCCGTGGTCGGTCTTGTCCATCCACCATTTGAGCTGAAGCTCGACACGTTCGAGGTGGCTGAGGCGTTCGAAGTGCCGCTTTCATACTTTCTGGATCCCGCAAACCATCAACGACATAGCCGGGAATATCAGGGACGGATGCGGCAGTACTATGCGATGCCATACGCAGGCCACTTCATTTGGGGGGCGACGGCCGGGATGTTGGTGTCCCTTTATCGTTACCTCGTCCACAAGTGA
- a CDS encoding CcoQ/FixQ family Cbb3-type cytochrome c oxidase assembly chaperone — protein MDLNDFRSLLTVLGLACFLGICLWAYSKTAKSGFEEAARLPFTDDDAPASAGGRNGEKG, from the coding sequence GTGGATCTCAATGATTTCCGTTCCCTTCTCACTGTTCTCGGGCTTGCTTGCTTCCTGGGGATTTGTCTCTGGGCCTATAGCAAGACCGCCAAGTCCGGATTCGAGGAGGCGGCGCGGCTGCCCTTCACCGACGATGATGCGCCGGCCTCCGCGGGTGGCCGGAACGGCGAGAAAGGATAA
- the ccoS gene encoding cbb3-type cytochrome oxidase assembly protein CcoS: MESLYILVPLSVLLVFVIGAVFWWSLRSGQYDDLEGPAYRLLMDDRDAAEPAREKEDPSKEGSERKQV, from the coding sequence ATGGAAAGCCTGTACATACTCGTTCCCCTGTCGGTGCTGCTTGTGTTCGTGATCGGGGCTGTCTTCTGGTGGTCTCTCCGTTCGGGGCAGTACGACGACCTGGAGGGGCCGGCGTATCGGCTCCTGATGGACGACCGCGACGCGGCCGAGCCGGCGCGTGAAAAGGAAGACCCGTCGAAAGAGGGGTCAGAACGCAAACAAGTGTGA
- the ccoN gene encoding cytochrome-c oxidase, cbb3-type subunit I produces the protein MQSQATYNYKVVRQFSIMAVVWGIVGMLVGVIIAAQLVWPSLNLSEWFHFGRLRPLHTNAVIFAFGGCALFATSYFVVQRTCHTPLFAPGLAAFTFWGWQLVIVLAAITLPLGITQGKEYAELEWPIDILIAVVWVSYAIVFFGTIAKRKTSHIYVANWFFGGFILAVALLHIVNSAAIPVTLIKSYSAYAGVQDAMVQWWYGHNAVGFFLTAGFLGMMYYFVPKQAERPVYSYRLSVVHFWALIFTYMWAGPHHLHYTALPDWTQSVGMLFSLILLAPSWGGMINGVMTLSGAWHKLRTDPILKFLITALSFYGMSTFEGPMMAIKTVNALSHYTDWTIGHVHSGALGWVAMISIGSIYYLLPRMYGKTQMYSVGLINTHFWIATIGIVLYIASMWIAGVMQGLMWRATNPDGTLTYSFVEGVKASYPFWTIRLAGGVLFLTGMLIMFYNMIKTIAGEKAYSAPVVVPAAGHA, from the coding sequence ATGCAATCGCAGGCGACTTATAACTACAAAGTCGTGCGCCAGTTCTCCATCATGGCTGTCGTGTGGGGAATTGTGGGCATGCTGGTGGGCGTGATCATCGCGGCTCAGCTGGTGTGGCCGTCGCTCAATCTGAGCGAATGGTTTCACTTTGGCAGGCTGCGTCCGTTGCACACCAACGCAGTGATCTTCGCGTTTGGCGGCTGTGCGCTGTTCGCGACGTCGTATTTCGTGGTTCAACGCACTTGCCACACCCCGCTGTTCGCGCCGGGGTTGGCAGCCTTCACGTTCTGGGGGTGGCAACTTGTGATCGTGCTGGCCGCGATCACCCTGCCGCTGGGCATCACCCAGGGGAAGGAATACGCCGAGCTGGAATGGCCGATCGACATCCTGATCGCAGTCGTGTGGGTCTCTTACGCCATCGTGTTCTTCGGGACGATAGCCAAGCGCAAGACGTCACACATCTATGTGGCGAACTGGTTCTTCGGCGGCTTCATCCTGGCTGTCGCGCTGCTGCACATCGTCAATAGCGCCGCCATCCCGGTCACTCTGATCAAATCTTACTCCGCCTATGCAGGTGTCCAGGACGCGATGGTCCAGTGGTGGTATGGCCACAACGCGGTGGGCTTCTTCCTGACCGCCGGCTTCCTCGGGATGATGTATTACTTCGTGCCGAAGCAGGCCGAGCGCCCTGTCTATTCGTATCGACTGTCGGTCGTCCACTTCTGGGCGCTGATCTTCACCTACATGTGGGCGGGTCCGCACCACCTGCATTACACGGCTCTGCCTGACTGGACCCAGTCGGTCGGTATGCTGTTCTCGCTGATCCTGCTGGCGCCGTCCTGGGGCGGCATGATCAACGGCGTGATGACGCTGTCGGGCGCATGGCACAAGCTGCGTACCGACCCGATTCTCAAGTTCCTGATCACCGCTTTGTCCTTCTACGGCATGTCGACCTTCGAAGGTCCGATGATGGCGATCAAGACCGTGAACGCGCTGTCCCACTATACCGACTGGACGATCGGCCACGTGCACTCGGGTGCCCTGGGTTGGGTGGCGATGATTTCAATCGGCTCGATCTACTACCTGCTCCCGCGCATGTACGGCAAGACCCAGATGTACTCCGTTGGCCTGATCAACACCCACTTCTGGATTGCGACGATCGGGATCGTTCTCTATATCGCCTCGATGTGGATTGCCGGTGTGATGCAGGGGCTGATGTGGCGTGCGACCAACCCGGACGGCACGTTGACTTATTCGTTTGTTGAAGGCGTGAAGGCCAGCTACCCGTTCTGGACGATCCGTCTGGCGGGGGGCGTGCTCTTTCTCACGGGCATGCTCATCATGTTCTACAACATGATCAAAACGATTGCAGGGGAGAAGGCATACAGCGCCCCGGTGGTCGTGCCGGCTGCTGGTCACGCTTAA
- a CDS encoding sensor histidine kinase, whose product MTELPGAGKRPGDDLKVPDFRNPAVLLRVLVLSEFASLIALISYAPDGFLALLRPGEYGLVFEASLLCIVLVLYLASPLLQGIGYRQGVCFVIVMSGAVAAALQVAAGLWGALVFSQGAVRAAVVAAVMAALLLRYFSWRQRALSPVLAEAKLAALQARIRPHFLFNSLNTAASLARQEPQLAERVLLDMADLFRALLSETGRLVVLADEVRLAKCYLDIEQLRLGERLRVLWEDRCDDLILRQEYVPLLILQPLLENAVRYGVEPFSSGAEVAVVIAADGKDLTIEVSNSVPDVGSMPPSGNRIALENIRERLNLQFDVAGSLTTEVDKGKFLVRMRIPIQRGSFRKATFE is encoded by the coding sequence ATGACTGAACTGCCTGGTGCGGGCAAGCGCCCGGGAGATGACTTGAAAGTGCCGGATTTTCGGAATCCCGCCGTTCTGTTGCGGGTGCTTGTGCTTTCGGAGTTTGCAAGCCTGATTGCTTTGATCAGTTACGCACCGGACGGCTTTCTAGCCCTTCTACGACCGGGCGAATATGGCCTAGTGTTCGAAGCGTCGCTCCTTTGTATAGTCCTTGTTCTGTACCTAGCTTCACCCCTGTTGCAGGGAATTGGTTATCGGCAAGGTGTATGTTTCGTGATTGTCATGTCCGGTGCCGTGGCGGCAGCTTTGCAGGTAGCCGCGGGGCTTTGGGGTGCCTTGGTGTTTTCGCAGGGAGCGGTGCGGGCAGCCGTTGTTGCAGCCGTAATGGCGGCGTTACTTCTTCGCTATTTCAGCTGGCGACAACGTGCATTGTCGCCCGTGTTGGCGGAAGCCAAACTTGCCGCCTTGCAGGCAAGGATTCGCCCACATTTTCTCTTCAATTCGCTGAATACTGCGGCGTCACTCGCGCGCCAGGAACCGCAGCTTGCAGAGCGCGTCTTGCTTGACATGGCGGATCTCTTTCGTGCCTTGCTGTCTGAAACAGGGAGGCTTGTAGTGCTCGCGGACGAAGTTCGTCTTGCTAAGTGCTACCTGGATATCGAGCAGCTTAGGTTGGGGGAGCGGCTTCGGGTCCTGTGGGAGGATCGTTGTGATGATCTTATTCTTCGGCAAGAATACGTCCCTCTCTTGATCCTTCAACCTCTGCTCGAAAATGCCGTTCGGTATGGAGTTGAACCGTTTTCTTCCGGAGCGGAGGTGGCGGTCGTAATTGCGGCCGATGGTAAAGATTTGACGATCGAGGTCAGTAATAGCGTGCCAGACGTCGGAAGTATGCCGCCGTCCGGCAATAGGATCGCGCTTGAAAATATCAGAGAACGATTGAATCTCCAATTTGATGTGGCAGGATCCCTGACGACGGAGGTCGATAAAGGCAAGTTTCTGGTTCGAATGCGAATCCCCATCCAAAGGGGAAGCTTCAGGAAAGCGACATTCGAATAG
- a CDS encoding 3-hydroxyacyl-CoA dehydrogenase has protein sequence MKIENSVFVVTGGGSGLGAATARMLVAGGAKVVLADVNREAGETLAAELGPAAAFVATDVTNEESAKAAIDRAVSGFGGLNGLVNCAGIAPAEKVVGREGPHRLESFARTVSVNLVGSFNMLRLAADVMTKATPNEEGERGVIVNTASVAAYDGQIGQAAYAASKAGIVGLTLPVAREMARFGVRVMTIAPGIMETPMLMGMPQEVQDSLGKTVPFPSRMGRPAEYAALVRHIIENAYLNGETIRLDGAIRMTAK, from the coding sequence ATGAAGATCGAAAACAGTGTATTTGTGGTGACGGGCGGTGGTTCCGGGCTGGGCGCTGCGACGGCCCGAATGCTGGTGGCCGGTGGTGCAAAGGTCGTTCTCGCGGACGTCAATCGGGAGGCTGGCGAGACTCTCGCTGCAGAACTCGGGCCGGCCGCGGCGTTCGTCGCGACGGACGTTACGAACGAAGAAAGCGCAAAGGCGGCGATTGATCGTGCTGTATCCGGTTTTGGTGGGCTGAACGGTCTCGTCAATTGCGCAGGGATTGCGCCGGCCGAAAAGGTTGTCGGGCGCGAAGGGCCGCACCGGCTCGAGTCGTTTGCGCGTACGGTGAGCGTAAACCTGGTCGGCAGCTTCAACATGTTGCGTCTCGCGGCAGATGTGATGACCAAGGCGACGCCGAACGAGGAGGGCGAGCGGGGCGTGATCGTCAATACCGCGTCGGTCGCTGCTTACGATGGGCAGATCGGCCAAGCTGCTTACGCAGCGTCGAAGGCAGGTATCGTCGGGCTGACTTTGCCCGTTGCGCGCGAGATGGCGCGCTTCGGCGTTCGTGTGATGACGATTGCTCCAGGAATCATGGAGACTCCGATGTTGATGGGCATGCCCCAGGAGGTGCAGGATTCGCTCGGGAAGACGGTGCCGTTCCCGTCCCGCATGGGCCGTCCGGCCGAATACGCAGCGTTGGTTCGCCATATCATCGAAAACGCCTACCTGAACGGAGAGACGATTCGACTGGATGGCGCTATCCGGATGACTGCAAAGTAA
- a CDS encoding TIGR02281 family clan AA aspartic protease, whose protein sequence is MIPLLRRRIVLVGWFLALVGDSSSATTTELVGVFGNKAVLVIDGRAPLTLAVGERTAGGVRLVEVGSGAAVVDVDGRRQRLALGVGPLKLEKSAGEEEGRDGGVTLVADSSGHHIASGSVNGAMVRFIVDTGATMVSIGRSDAARAGIDYRRGKLAMTETANGPVRVWLVRLDTVRVGSIVANGVEGLVHEGELPYVLLGMSFLKRMDIQREGDRLVLRKRF, encoded by the coding sequence GTGATCCCTTTGCTGCGAAGGCGGATCGTACTTGTGGGATGGTTTCTTGCTCTTGTTGGCGATAGTTCGTCGGCGACGACGACGGAGCTCGTGGGGGTGTTTGGCAATAAGGCCGTTCTGGTAATCGACGGGAGGGCGCCGCTAACGCTGGCGGTCGGCGAGCGAACGGCCGGTGGCGTGCGTTTGGTTGAAGTTGGAAGCGGGGCTGCCGTGGTTGATGTCGACGGGCGCCGGCAGAGGTTGGCCTTGGGTGTGGGGCCGTTGAAGCTCGAAAAATCGGCCGGAGAAGAAGAGGGGCGGGACGGCGGAGTAACGTTAGTCGCTGATTCGAGTGGCCACCATATTGCCAGCGGGAGCGTCAACGGGGCGATGGTGAGGTTCATCGTGGATACTGGGGCGACGATGGTTTCGATAGGCCGATCCGACGCTGCCAGGGCGGGCATCGACTACCGACGAGGAAAGCTAGCAATGACGGAAACGGCAAATGGACCGGTCCGGGTATGGCTAGTGCGTCTTGATACTGTGCGAGTAGGCTCGATCGTTGCAAATGGAGTCGAGGGACTTGTTCACGAAGGTGAGCTTCCTTACGTATTGCTGGGTATGAGTTTTCTGAAGCGTATGGACATACAGCGCGAAGGTGATCGTCTCGTGCTCCGCAAGCGGTTTTGA
- the ccoO gene encoding cytochrome-c oxidase, cbb3-type subunit II has product MAQSKHEFIERSVGWLIVLTLLTVSVGGLVEIVPLFFQTSTTTAIDGDGNSLNIKPYDPLRLAGRDIYIREGCYNCHSQMIRPFRAETERYGHYSVAGEFIYDRPFQWGSKRTGPDLARVGGRYSDQWHQVHLNNPRDVVPESNMPAFTWLNRPLKSDDIEDKMRALRKLGHPYTDEEIAGARAALEGKSEMDAVVAYLQGLGTALSNFK; this is encoded by the coding sequence ATGGCTCAATCGAAACACGAATTCATCGAGCGCAGTGTCGGCTGGCTGATCGTACTCACCTTGCTGACGGTGAGCGTAGGCGGACTGGTCGAAATCGTGCCGCTTTTCTTCCAGACGAGCACGACGACCGCGATCGACGGTGACGGCAACTCGCTCAACATCAAGCCTTATGACCCGCTGCGCCTCGCGGGGCGCGACATCTACATCCGTGAAGGTTGCTACAACTGCCATTCGCAGATGATCCGTCCGTTCCGCGCCGAAACCGAGCGCTACGGGCACTACTCGGTAGCTGGCGAATTCATCTACGATCGCCCGTTCCAGTGGGGCTCCAAGCGCACCGGTCCGGATCTCGCGCGCGTTGGTGGTCGCTATTCCGACCAGTGGCATCAGGTGCACCTGAACAATCCGCGCGACGTCGTACCGGAGTCGAATATGCCGGCCTTCACGTGGCTTAACCGCCCGCTGAAGTCGGACGACATCGAAGACAAGATGCGCGCGTTGCGCAAGCTTGGCCATCCCTACACCGACGAGGAAATCGCCGGTGCGCGGGCTGCGCTCGAGGGCAAGTCCGAAATGGACGCTGTCGTTGCGTACCTGCAGGGTCTTGGTACTGCGCTTTCGAACTTCAAGTGA